A genomic segment from Gilvibacter sp. SZ-19 encodes:
- a CDS encoding DUF4199 family protein, with protein sequence MIRTYLKYGAAIALSLIVYFLIMKLLGWHEYPALSIFNGVIYGAGILKAMQVFKQNSSSFSYADGWQIGFLSGAVATLIFTAFMGFYMLEINNDFANAVLSNWGLTYTNGVVVILLSTVLMGMSTAVVLSLTFMQLLKNTLNPKRLNA encoded by the coding sequence ATGATACGAACATATTTAAAATACGGAGCCGCGATCGCTCTTTCCTTGATCGTCTATTTTTTAATCATGAAATTATTAGGATGGCACGAATATCCTGCCTTGAGTATATTCAACGGAGTAATTTACGGTGCCGGGATCCTAAAGGCCATGCAGGTCTTTAAACAAAACAGTTCAAGTTTTTCTTATGCCGATGGATGGCAGATCGGATTCTTGAGCGGAGCTGTAGCCACGCTGATTTTTACTGCCTTTATGGGCTTTTACATGCTAGAGATCAATAACGACTTTGCCAATGCAGTCTTATCTAATTGGGGACTCACTTACACCAACGGAGTTGTCGTTATACTCTTGTCAACCGTACTTATGGGAATGTCTACAGCAGTAGTACTCTCACTTACCTTTATGCAACTCCTAAAAAACACTTTGAACCCAAAAAGATTAAACGCATAA
- a CDS encoding TolC family protein has product MKYKLHLFYILLFCSVGLFAQSDTLLLSYREYLGYVKEYHPVAKQAELVLSNAEAELLKARGGFDPKIEVDYDQKQFKGSEYYDLLNATFKIPTWYGIELKAGFEENEGVFLNPERTVPENGLYNAGLSVSVAQGLLIDERRAMLRQAKFFVEQSKQEQTLLVNELLYKASEAYFDWLQAYKKLLLQREFLGNAEQRFRGVRASALLGDKAIIDTVEANIPVQNRSLLLEQARIELNNKRLTLSNYLWIANNVPMEIRPDVIPEIDLEMTLAQTLGVSPMNVEAFDLSNHPKLLSLQYKGEALEVDRQFKANNLLPRIDLEFNALSTTPDRTETFNSNDYKFGINASFPLFLRKERGALRMAKFKIQDNAFEQELAQVSIANKVNALQQELSSLRTQININDNMVDSYTQMLAAEIRKFELGESSVFLVNSREQKLVEARVKQIKLEQKYYSGFAKLFQALGITEIEL; this is encoded by the coding sequence ATGAAGTACAAACTGCATCTGTTTTACATACTGCTTTTTTGCTCAGTGGGTTTATTTGCCCAATCGGATACGCTTTTGCTCAGCTACAGAGAATATCTGGGCTATGTCAAGGAGTACCATCCGGTGGCCAAGCAAGCCGAACTTGTTTTGAGCAATGCCGAGGCAGAGCTGCTCAAAGCTCGTGGGGGTTTTGACCCGAAGATCGAAGTTGATTACGATCAGAAGCAATTCAAAGGCAGCGAGTATTACGATCTGCTCAATGCTACCTTTAAGATCCCGACCTGGTACGGAATTGAACTTAAAGCAGGTTTTGAAGAGAACGAGGGCGTTTTTCTAAATCCGGAGCGAACTGTACCCGAGAATGGACTCTACAACGCAGGACTGTCGGTTTCCGTAGCTCAAGGCCTACTTATCGATGAGCGTCGTGCCATGCTGCGACAGGCCAAGTTCTTTGTAGAACAGTCCAAGCAAGAGCAGACCCTTTTGGTGAACGAACTCTTGTACAAGGCAAGTGAAGCCTATTTCGATTGGTTACAGGCCTACAAGAAGCTGCTACTGCAAAGGGAATTCTTGGGCAATGCCGAGCAACGCTTTCGAGGTGTAAGAGCGAGCGCGTTGTTGGGTGATAAGGCAATTATTGACACCGTGGAGGCCAATATTCCCGTTCAGAACCGTTCCTTGTTGTTAGAGCAGGCGCGAATTGAGCTGAACAACAAACGCTTGACGCTGTCTAATTATTTGTGGATAGCCAATAACGTGCCCATGGAGATTCGCCCGGATGTGATCCCGGAGATAGATCTGGAAATGACCTTGGCGCAGACCTTGGGAGTTTCTCCTATGAATGTGGAAGCCTTTGACCTGAGTAATCATCCGAAGCTATTATCATTACAATACAAAGGCGAGGCTTTAGAGGTAGATCGACAATTCAAGGCCAACAATTTGTTGCCCCGAATAGATCTGGAATTCAACGCCCTTAGCACCACTCCAGACAGAACAGAGACCTTTAACAGCAATGATTACAAATTTGGGATCAATGCGAGTTTTCCTTTGTTTCTGCGCAAAGAGCGTGGAGCGCTGCGGATGGCTAAATTCAAGATCCAAGACAACGCCTTTGAGCAAGAACTAGCCCAGGTGAGTATTGCCAACAAGGTCAATGCTTTGCAACAAGAGCTGTCCTCATTGCGAACGCAGATCAATATTAACGACAATATGGTGGATTCCTATACCCAAATGCTCGCTGCAGAGATCCGTAAGTTCGAGCTGGGTGAAAGTTCGGTCTTCTTGGTAAACAGTCGTGAACAAAAATTGGTAGAGGCGCGCGTTAAGCAGATAAAGCTCGAACAGAAATACTACAGTGGGTTTGCTAAGTTATTCCAAGCCTTGGGTATCACAGAAATTGAGCTATAA
- a CDS encoding HlyD family secretion protein has translation MLNISQEKLNQKVSLEKYKAAGLVFHKRHFKYFNRFLKIFAVIFLVVMFLPWTQNVSGNGYLTTLAPDVRPQTIQSPIPGTVAKWYVQEGDFVKKGDTILHITEIKDEYFDPEYLARTGRQIDAKALSSESYEGKVKALENQISALNQELRLKTEQAKIKIKQSQFKVTSDSVDLIAARINDSIAVAQFKRTESLLNDGLKSRTELEDKRLKAQETAAKLVAQQNKLLASRNELINARIELNRVQAEYADKLSKAESEKFTAASSKFSTDAEVAKLQSQYASFEVRSGLYYIKAPQDGYINRAIVGGVGETIKEGDPIIRIMPSGFSMAVETYVSPIDIPLIHVGEQVRVQFDGWPAIVFSGWPNVSYGTYGGVVVAIDTYISDNGKYRVLIAQDPNDHEWPKELRVGSGAFTLALLNDVPIWFELWRQLNGFPPDYYQPQAEDKTKATKKK, from the coding sequence ATGTTAAACATCTCTCAAGAAAAACTCAACCAGAAAGTTTCTCTGGAAAAGTACAAGGCAGCAGGGCTGGTTTTTCATAAACGGCACTTTAAATATTTCAATCGATTCTTAAAGATCTTTGCAGTCATCTTTTTGGTGGTCATGTTTTTGCCCTGGACCCAAAATGTATCAGGTAATGGCTATTTGACTACATTGGCTCCAGATGTTCGTCCGCAGACCATACAATCACCTATCCCCGGAACAGTGGCCAAATGGTATGTGCAAGAAGGTGACTTTGTAAAAAAAGGTGATACGATTTTGCATATCACAGAGATCAAAGACGAGTACTTTGACCCGGAGTATTTAGCGCGCACTGGGCGTCAGATAGACGCTAAAGCCCTTTCTTCTGAAAGTTATGAAGGCAAGGTCAAAGCGCTGGAGAATCAGATCTCGGCACTCAATCAAGAATTGAGATTAAAAACAGAACAAGCCAAGATCAAGATCAAGCAATCTCAGTTCAAGGTAACCAGTGATAGCGTGGACCTTATCGCTGCCCGTATCAACGACAGCATTGCGGTAGCCCAATTCAAGCGTACGGAAAGCCTGCTCAATGACGGTTTAAAGTCTCGTACCGAATTAGAAGATAAACGGCTAAAAGCTCAGGAGACGGCGGCTAAATTGGTTGCCCAACAAAATAAACTATTGGCTTCGCGTAACGAACTTATCAACGCTCGTATAGAGCTCAACCGAGTTCAAGCCGAGTATGCCGACAAACTCTCTAAGGCAGAGAGCGAGAAGTTCACGGCAGCCTCTAGCAAATTCAGCACCGATGCAGAAGTAGCTAAACTGCAAAGTCAATATGCGAGTTTTGAGGTGCGCTCCGGACTATATTATATCAAAGCTCCTCAGGACGGCTATATCAACCGCGCTATCGTGGGCGGTGTAGGCGAGACCATTAAAGAAGGCGACCCTATCATTCGGATCATGCCCTCAGGCTTTAGTATGGCTGTGGAGACTTATGTAAGTCCTATCGATATTCCACTGATCCACGTTGGAGAGCAAGTGCGTGTTCAATTCGACGGCTGGCCGGCCATAGTATTTAGCGGATGGCCTAATGTTTCCTACGGAACTTACGGCGGAGTTGTTGTTGCCATAGATACCTACATCAGTGATAATGGAAAATACCGGGTGTTGATAGCACAAGATCCGAACGACCATGAATGGCCTAAGGAGCTGCGTGTAGGATCTGGAGCCTTTACCCTGGCCTTACTGAACGATGTGCCGATTTGGTTCGAACTCTGGCGACAGCTCAACGGGTTCCCACCAGATTACTATCAGCCGCAGGCAGAAGACAAAACCAAAGCGACCAAAAAGAAATAA
- a CDS encoding peptidase domain-containing ABC transporter — MSQKIIYTPWKRLTEMLELDRKDVIQVFYYAIFAGAVSLSLPLGIQAIINLIQGAQISSSWIVLVILVTLGTAFVGALQLMQFRIIENIQQKIFTRASFEFAYRFPKIQLSELRNYYPPELANRFFDTLTVQKGLSKILVDFPAALLQIIFGLLLLSLYHPFFIAYGILLLLFLYLLFSFTAKRGMSSSLEESKNKYKVAHWIQEVARTVVSFKLSGKTSLALRKNDNLVVGYLGAREKHFKVLVIQFIQLIGFKVLVTAGLLLIGGILVLNQEMNIGQFVAAEIIIIIVINSVEKLITGLETIYDVLTSLEKIGQVVDKELEPQEGDTSFLNSDTLAIELKEIGLEVPGKKLPILKDINLDLKPGSRIWITGENGSGKTTLLRVISGIVPPTSGQMFVNSVARSAIHLSKFRALVGQTLSEESPFEGTFLENITFGDPDITRERVNWAIENAGLMEFVKSLDDGIDTVLYPEGRQIPFTIGKKILLARAIVHAPKLLLLKDPLDHFKAEEARRLRAFLTDKSHPWTLVVVSQDEEWGEFCDTTLTMEKGAFKK, encoded by the coding sequence ATGAGTCAGAAAATAATATACACCCCCTGGAAAAGGCTAACCGAAATGCTCGAGCTGGATCGCAAGGACGTGATCCAGGTATTTTACTATGCGATCTTTGCGGGAGCCGTTAGTTTGTCATTACCTCTTGGAATTCAGGCGATCATCAACCTCATCCAAGGAGCACAGATCAGTTCTTCCTGGATCGTTTTGGTGATTCTGGTAACCCTAGGAACCGCTTTTGTTGGAGCCTTACAGCTGATGCAATTCCGCATCATTGAGAACATTCAGCAGAAGATATTTACTCGAGCTTCTTTTGAGTTCGCCTATCGATTTCCTAAGATCCAACTCAGTGAACTCCGCAATTACTATCCGCCAGAGTTGGCCAACCGCTTCTTTGATACGCTCACAGTACAAAAAGGCTTATCTAAGATCTTGGTAGATTTCCCGGCAGCCTTACTGCAGATCATTTTTGGTCTGTTGCTGCTATCGCTTTACCACCCTTTCTTTATCGCCTACGGCATACTCTTGCTACTATTCTTGTACTTATTGTTCAGTTTTACCGCTAAGCGCGGGATGAGCAGCAGTCTGGAAGAGTCTAAGAACAAGTATAAGGTGGCCCACTGGATACAAGAGGTGGCGCGTACAGTTGTGAGCTTTAAACTCTCTGGAAAGACCAGTTTGGCACTGAGAAAGAACGACAACTTAGTGGTCGGATATTTAGGAGCAAGAGAGAAACACTTTAAAGTATTGGTGATCCAATTCATACAGCTCATTGGATTTAAAGTCTTGGTAACGGCAGGACTACTGCTTATCGGAGGAATCTTGGTACTGAATCAGGAAATGAACATTGGGCAGTTTGTCGCTGCGGAGATCATCATCATTATCGTGATCAATTCCGTAGAAAAACTCATTACGGGACTAGAAACCATCTACGATGTGCTAACCTCTTTGGAAAAGATAGGTCAGGTAGTAGATAAAGAGCTGGAGCCACAAGAAGGAGACACCTCTTTCTTAAACTCAGACACTTTAGCTATTGAACTCAAAGAGATCGGTCTTGAGGTACCTGGTAAAAAGCTTCCGATTCTAAAGGATATCAACCTTGATCTAAAACCGGGATCCCGCATTTGGATCACCGGCGAGAACGGTAGTGGAAAGACTACCCTTCTCCGCGTCATATCAGGGATCGTGCCTCCAACAAGCGGACAAATGTTTGTCAACTCTGTAGCCCGCTCTGCCATTCATTTGAGCAAATTCAGAGCCTTGGTGGGCCAAACACTATCAGAAGAATCTCCTTTCGAGGGAACTTTTCTAGAGAACATCACCTTTGGCGATCCGGACATAACTCGAGAGCGCGTGAACTGGGCCATAGAAAATGCAGGACTTATGGAATTTGTAAAGTCTTTGGACGACGGCATAGATACCGTACTCTATCCTGAAGGCCGCCAGATTCCCTTTACCATAGGAAAAAAGATCTTACTGGCCAGAGCCATAGTACACGCACCAAAGCTGTTGTTGCTCAAGGACCCATTAGATCATTTCAAAGCGGAAGAGGCTCGCAGATTGCGTGCATTCTTAACTGACAAATCCCATCCGTGGACCTTGGTGGTAGTAAGCCAAGACGAGGAATGGGGAGAATTTTGTGACACAACACTCACCATGGAAAAAGGTGCATTTAAAAAGTAA
- a CDS encoding TetR/AcrR family transcriptional regulator has protein sequence MERLFSNLTITVHPKIYLKDPESSDLGLRIIEHSILLIDEIGFEALTFKKLGQRIGSNESSIYRYFENKHKLLLYLTNWYWGWLEYKLVMETYSMTDPQEKLKQALEVITRPVQIDASFSHIDEVKLGQIVVNEFSKSYLTKEVDDENKEGYFAIYKRLIHRVRDMILEACPEYQHPASLASTVVDGALHQHFLMDHFTSITDCKKSSPPSVFFKQLVLSTLKIDA, from the coding sequence ATGGAGAGACTATTTTCAAACCTGACCATTACCGTGCATCCCAAGATCTATCTGAAAGACCCAGAGTCATCAGATTTAGGCCTTAGGATCATTGAGCACAGTATTCTTCTCATAGACGAGATCGGATTTGAGGCCCTGACCTTTAAAAAGCTGGGGCAACGCATCGGATCCAATGAAAGTTCCATTTACCGCTACTTTGAGAACAAGCACAAACTTCTGCTCTATCTGACCAATTGGTATTGGGGATGGCTGGAGTACAAATTGGTTATGGAAACTTACAGCATGACCGATCCGCAAGAAAAACTGAAACAAGCCCTAGAGGTTATTACTCGCCCTGTTCAGATCGATGCAAGCTTTTCCCATATCGACGAGGTTAAACTCGGACAGATCGTGGTCAATGAGTTCAGTAAAAGTTATCTCACCAAAGAAGTGGACGACGAGAACAAAGAAGGCTACTTCGCCATATACAAGCGACTGATCCATCGGGTTCGAGATATGATACTCGAAGCTTGCCCGGAGTACCAACACCCGGCTAGTTTGGCCAGTACGGTAGTTGATGGAGCCTTGCATCAGCATTTTTTAATGGATCACTTCACCTCCATTACCGATTGTAAAAAAAGCAGCCCACCATCGGTCTTCTTTAAACAATTGGTCTTATCAACCTTAAAAATAGACGCATGA